A genomic region of Desulfosarcina ovata subsp. ovata contains the following coding sequences:
- a CDS encoding glutamate synthase-related protein, translated as MQPNAAITPSTLSVKDLPWQILWQKDKCTLCGRCTAVCPVNAIELGVFRKRRISVSLEPQGNPSSSFDVYHGIRQKTDPAYACVGCATCNLVCPNDAIIPVHSDEADKLRFHINRGGQPRSRGGRRNMPGGLLDQIKFIRISMLTDPALDAGRHEFELRTLLGRVLPPEQNLKFLKENGWIPPVREIYPLIIGGMSFGALSPNMWEGLQMGVAYLNEEMGMPVRMCTGEGGCPPRLLRSPFLKNVILQIASGYFGWDEIIHAIPEMVVDPCAIEIKYGQGAKPGDGGLLMWHKVNKLIAAIRGVPPGVSLPSPPTHQTQYSIEESVAKMIQSMCMAWGFRVPVYPKISATSTAMAVLNNLTRNPYAAGLAIDGEDGGTGAAYNVSMDHMGHPIATNIRDGYFNLVEVGMQNEIPIFAGGGVGKSGNLAANAAALIMLGASGVQTGKYIMQAAAGCLGSESDRCNICNIGRCPRGITSQDPRLYRRLDVEKVAERVVDLFLSFDTELKKIMAPLGRSTALPIGMSDALGIGDYQAAQRLGIKYVV; from the coding sequence ATGCAACCAAATGCAGCCATTACCCCTTCTACACTAAGCGTCAAGGACCTGCCCTGGCAGATTCTCTGGCAAAAGGACAAGTGCACCTTGTGCGGTCGCTGCACGGCCGTCTGCCCGGTCAACGCCATCGAACTGGGTGTTTTCCGCAAGCGGCGCATCAGTGTTTCCCTGGAGCCCCAGGGCAACCCGTCCAGCAGTTTCGACGTCTACCATGGCATCCGCCAGAAAACCGACCCGGCGTATGCCTGCGTGGGTTGCGCCACCTGTAACCTGGTCTGTCCCAACGATGCCATTATTCCCGTGCACAGTGACGAGGCCGACAAACTGCGCTTCCACATCAACCGCGGCGGCCAGCCCCGCAGCCGCGGCGGCCGGCGCAACATGCCCGGCGGACTCCTGGACCAGATCAAGTTTATCCGTATCTCCATGCTCACCGACCCGGCCCTGGACGCCGGCCGGCACGAGTTTGAGCTGCGCACCCTTCTGGGCCGGGTCCTGCCGCCGGAGCAAAACCTGAAATTTTTAAAAGAAAACGGATGGATTCCGCCGGTCCGCGAAATTTATCCGCTGATCATCGGCGGCATGAGTTTCGGCGCCCTTTCGCCCAACATGTGGGAAGGCCTGCAGATGGGGGTGGCTTACCTCAACGAAGAGATGGGCATGCCGGTGCGCATGTGCACCGGTGAAGGCGGCTGTCCGCCGCGCCTGCTGCGCAGCCCGTTCCTTAAAAACGTGATCCTGCAGATCGCCAGCGGTTACTTCGGTTGGGACGAGATTATCCATGCCATTCCCGAGATGGTCGTGGACCCCTGCGCCATCGAGATCAAGTACGGCCAGGGCGCCAAGCCCGGCGATGGTGGCCTGCTCATGTGGCATAAGGTCAACAAGCTCATTGCCGCCATCCGCGGTGTACCGCCGGGAGTAAGCCTGCCCAGCCCGCCGACCCATCAGACCCAGTATTCTATTGAGGAGTCGGTGGCCAAGATGATCCAGTCCATGTGTATGGCCTGGGGATTCAGGGTGCCTGTTTATCCTAAGATTTCAGCGACATCCACGGCCATGGCGGTGCTCAACAACCTGACCCGCAACCCCTATGCCGCCGGCCTGGCCATCGATGGCGAGGATGGTGGTACCGGCGCGGCCTACAACGTCTCCATGGACCACATGGGCCATCCCATCGCCACCAACATCCGCGACGGATACTTTAACCTGGTGGAAGTGGGCATGCAAAATGAGATTCCCATTTTCGCCGGTGGCGGGGTGGGCAAGAGCGGCAACCTGGCCGCCAATGCCGCGGCCCTGATCATGCTGGGAGCCAGCGGGGTGCAGACGGGCAAATACATCATGCAAGCGGCCGCCGGCTGCCTGGGATCGGAGAGCGACCGCTGCAACATCTGTAACATCGGCCGCTGTCCGCGGGGGATTACCTCCCAGGATCCGCGTCTTTACCGCCGTTTGGACGTGGAGAAGGTAGCCGAGCGGGTCGTCGATCTGTTCCTCTCCTTTGATACGGAACTGAAAAAGATCATGGCTCCCCTGGGCCGCTCCACGGCGTTGCCCATCGGCATGTCCGATGCCCTGGGCATCGGAGACTACCAAGCCGCTCAGCGGCTCGGTATCAAGTATGTGGTTTAA
- a CDS encoding FAD-dependent oxidoreductase, translated as MTEKKLPYTITGMRDGERLSSRVVEEEIQRAIDAGHRQLTIQAFGQHGIGGRLWKTNGETVHIRIDGHAGQRTGSIGYPGTFIDVLGPVSDDVGWLNAGAVITVHGHASNGVANGMAQGKVHVAGSIGARGMTMTKFNPRFDPPQLWILGSAGDYFAEFMAGGVAVICGHAPQNPENVLGYRPMVGMVGGRVFFRGPHKGFSQADAKMVPIDDETWRWLSDGLRDYLTAIDRVELLETLTMREEWQLIRARSPQEKIGAPRRSMADFHQNVWDKHLGKGGLVGDLTDLDRSPIPLITHGELRRFVPVWENRKFKAPCEATCPSGIPVQERWRLVREGRVDEAVDLALAFTPFPASVCGYLCPHPCMTACTKGSAFMTPVDVSQLGRASIQAKVPDLPPLSGKRIAVIGGGPAGISTAWQLRRKGHEAVVFDTAGTLGGKIASVIPNTRIPAEVVQKELDRAAEVIPHVHLQQRLAQADTAQLVADYDFVVVAAGAQKPRTLPIPGKERMVTATDFLLQAKQDQAKPGVRVVIIGAGNVGCDVATEASRLGAKEITLLDVQEPASFGKEREDAEAAGAIFRWPVFTRQITDAGVELESGELIPADTVIISIGDAPDLDFLPDDVATERGYVMVNDDYQTSNPKVYAIGDVVRPGLLTDAIGAGRRAAETITEILAGKRPGADRKTVIDIKRISLEYLDPRIIEYEDMAQCGSQCSSCGTCRDCGICVATCPEAAISRKAGEGVEFEYVVNPERCIGCGFCAGACPCGIWDLVENTPMG; from the coding sequence ATGACGGAAAAGAAACTGCCTTATACCATAACGGGAATGCGTGATGGCGAGCGTTTGTCCTCACGGGTTGTCGAAGAAGAGATTCAACGGGCCATAGACGCCGGCCATCGCCAGCTGACCATCCAGGCCTTCGGTCAGCACGGCATCGGCGGTCGCCTTTGGAAAACCAATGGCGAAACGGTCCATATCCGGATTGACGGCCATGCCGGTCAGCGTACCGGCTCCATCGGGTATCCGGGAACGTTTATCGATGTCCTTGGCCCCGTATCGGATGATGTGGGCTGGCTCAATGCCGGAGCGGTGATTACCGTTCACGGTCACGCCTCCAACGGCGTGGCCAACGGCATGGCCCAGGGCAAGGTGCATGTCGCCGGCAGCATCGGTGCCCGCGGCATGACCATGACCAAATTCAATCCCCGCTTCGATCCGCCCCAGCTTTGGATACTGGGTTCGGCCGGCGACTATTTCGCCGAATTCATGGCCGGCGGCGTGGCCGTCATCTGCGGGCATGCGCCCCAGAATCCGGAAAACGTGCTCGGCTACCGCCCCATGGTGGGCATGGTGGGCGGCCGGGTCTTTTTCCGCGGCCCCCACAAAGGCTTCAGCCAGGCCGACGCCAAGATGGTGCCCATTGATGATGAGACCTGGCGCTGGTTGAGCGACGGCCTGCGTGATTACCTGACCGCCATTGACCGCGTGGAACTTCTCGAGACCCTTACCATGCGTGAGGAGTGGCAGCTGATCCGGGCGCGGTCCCCCCAGGAGAAGATCGGGGCGCCGCGGCGCTCCATGGCCGATTTCCACCAGAACGTCTGGGACAAACACCTGGGTAAGGGTGGGCTGGTCGGTGACCTGACCGATCTCGACCGCAGCCCGATCCCCCTGATCACCCACGGCGAGCTGCGCCGTTTCGTGCCGGTCTGGGAAAACCGCAAGTTCAAGGCCCCCTGCGAGGCGACCTGCCCGTCGGGCATTCCCGTTCAGGAGCGCTGGCGCCTGGTCCGTGAGGGCCGTGTGGACGAGGCCGTCGACCTGGCCCTGGCCTTCACTCCCTTTCCGGCATCCGTGTGCGGCTACCTGTGCCCCCATCCCTGCATGACCGCCTGTACCAAGGGATCGGCCTTCATGACCCCGGTGGATGTCTCCCAGCTGGGACGCGCCAGCATCCAGGCCAAGGTTCCGGACCTGCCGCCGCTTTCCGGTAAGCGCATCGCCGTGATCGGCGGGGGACCGGCCGGTATTTCCACGGCCTGGCAACTGCGCCGCAAGGGCCATGAAGCGGTGGTTTTCGATACCGCCGGGACCCTTGGCGGCAAGATCGCCTCGGTAATTCCCAATACCCGGATTCCCGCCGAGGTGGTGCAGAAGGAACTGGATCGGGCCGCTGAAGTGATCCCCCACGTTCACCTGCAACAGCGTCTGGCCCAGGCCGATACCGCCCAGCTGGTCGCCGATTACGACTTTGTGGTTGTCGCCGCCGGTGCCCAGAAACCCCGGACCCTGCCCATTCCCGGCAAGGAACGCATGGTCACGGCCACGGATTTCCTTCTGCAGGCCAAGCAGGACCAGGCCAAACCCGGCGTGCGGGTGGTGATCATCGGTGCCGGTAACGTGGGCTGCGACGTGGCCACCGAGGCATCCCGGCTGGGGGCCAAAGAGATCACCCTGCTGGACGTCCAGGAACCGGCCAGTTTCGGCAAGGAGCGCGAGGATGCCGAGGCTGCCGGCGCCATCTTCCGCTGGCCGGTGTTTACCCGCCAGATCACCGACGCGGGCGTCGAACTGGAGAGCGGCGAGCTGATTCCCGCCGATACGGTGATCATTTCCATCGGTGATGCTCCGGATCTGGATTTTCTGCCTGACGATGTGGCCACTGAGCGCGGCTATGTGATGGTCAATGACGACTATCAGACTTCCAACCCCAAGGTATACGCCATTGGCGACGTGGTACGGCCCGGTCTGCTCACCGATGCCATCGGCGCCGGCCGGCGGGCGGCCGAGACCATCACCGAGATCCTGGCCGGCAAACGACCCGGTGCCGACCGCAAGACGGTGATCGATATCAAGCGCATTTCCTTGGAATACCTGGATCCGCGGATCATCGAGTATGAAGACATGGCCCAGTGTGGCTCCCAGTGCTCCAGCTGCGGTACCTGCCGGGATTGCGGCATCTGCGTGGCCACCTGCCCGGAAGCGGCCATCAGCCGCAAGGCCGGCGAAGGGGTTGAGTTCGAATATGTGGTCAATCCCGAGCGCTGCATCGGGTGCGGGTTTTGTGCCGGTGCCTGCCCCTGCGGCATCTGGGACCTGGTGGAGAACACCCCCATGGGATGA
- the carA gene encoding glutamine-hydrolyzing carbamoyl-phosphate synthase small subunit, protein MEARLTLEDGRTFPCRSFTGPGEASGEVVFNTSMTGYQEVLTDPSYSGQMVTMTYPLVGNYGVNPDDVESARIQVAAFLVKEYQPFPSNFRSTQSLADYLKGQGILGVEGLDTRALTRHIRNGGAMRAIISTQDLDPESLKRRANQIPSMEGMDLAKDVSTRRAYRWADGRPEALNDDARLDASVWRHRGARPSVVAIDFGLKYNIGRCLERAGFEVLVVPATTDAASIMAMAPDGLFLSNGPGDPEPVTYGIETTRELLGRLPIFGICLGNQILGLALGGRTYKLKFGHRGANQPVKNLDTGRVEITSQNHGFAVDMESLGNDIVAVTHINLNDNTVEGIRHRRLPAFAVQYHPEASPGPHDAAYLFDQFRAMMKIA, encoded by the coding sequence ATGGAAGCACGATTAACACTCGAGGATGGTCGCACGTTTCCCTGCCGCTCTTTTACCGGACCGGGAGAGGCCAGCGGAGAGGTGGTCTTCAACACCAGCATGACCGGCTACCAGGAGGTGCTCACCGATCCCTCCTACAGCGGACAGATGGTGACCATGACCTATCCGCTGGTGGGCAACTACGGCGTCAATCCCGACGATGTGGAGTCCGCCCGGATTCAGGTGGCGGCGTTTCTGGTCAAGGAATATCAGCCGTTTCCCAGCAATTTCAGATCCACCCAAAGCCTGGCCGATTACCTGAAAGGGCAAGGCATCCTGGGGGTCGAAGGGTTGGATACCCGGGCCCTGACCCGTCATATCCGCAACGGCGGGGCCATGCGGGCCATTATTTCCACGCAGGATCTCGATCCCGAATCCCTGAAACGCCGGGCCAATCAAATCCCCAGCATGGAGGGCATGGATCTGGCCAAGGATGTCAGCACCCGCCGGGCTTACCGCTGGGCCGACGGCAGGCCCGAGGCCCTGAACGATGACGCCCGGCTGGATGCCAGCGTCTGGCGGCACCGGGGTGCTCGTCCGTCGGTCGTGGCCATCGATTTCGGTCTCAAATACAATATCGGCCGTTGCCTGGAACGGGCCGGGTTCGAGGTGCTGGTGGTGCCGGCCACCACCGATGCCGCATCCATCATGGCCATGGCGCCCGACGGTCTGTTTCTCTCCAACGGTCCCGGCGATCCGGAGCCGGTGACCTACGGAATCGAGACCACGCGGGAGCTGCTCGGCCGGCTGCCGATTTTCGGTATCTGCCTGGGTAACCAGATTCTGGGCTTGGCTTTGGGCGGACGTACGTACAAGCTCAAGTTCGGCCATCGTGGTGCCAACCAGCCGGTGAAAAACCTGGATACCGGCCGGGTGGAGATCACTTCCCAGAATCATGGTTTTGCCGTGGATATGGAGAGCCTGGGGAACGATATCGTGGCGGTCACCCACATCAACCTGAACGACAACACCGTGGAAGGTATCCGGCACCGCCGGCTGCCGGCGTTTGCCGTCCAGTACCATCCGGAAGCATCGCCGGGACCGCACGATGCGGCCTACCTGTTCGATCAGTTTAGAGCCATGATGAAAATCGCCTGA